In the Gemmatimonadales bacterium genome, CGACTCGCCTCAACCCCGAGAGCGCCTTCTGGCAGACGCCGGCGTTCTCGCCCGACGGCAGCCGGATCGTGGCGGTCCGCGCCGAGCGGCGCAACCTGGTCGAGCAGATCGGCCCCTTCATCGGAGACGGGCACGGCGCCGAGTTTGTCTGGGTCCCGGCTGCCGGCGGTGCAGCGACGGTGATCCGGCCCACCGGCGGCAACCTGCGCATGCCCCATTTTGCGGCTGATACCGGGAGGATCTACCTGTACGGATTCTTCCCGCCGCCGCCAGGACAGCCGCCGGTATCCTTTACTGCGGCGCTCTCGTCGATGCGCTGGGACGGCACCGATCTGCGGCAGCACCTCCAGGCAACCGGGCCGTTGCCCGTTGGCTTTGGAGCACCCCACAATGGCCCGGAGTACCGAGCCCCGTTTGCTCCGCGAGACGAACACAACCATATCCTGCCGCCCAACTTCTTCGATGCGCGGGAGCCGACCGTGGTCGGGCCGCGCGCCGATGCCATCCTGATGGCGCCGCGCGGTGATCTCGCGCTGGCCGCGTTTGGCCCGGACATATACCTCATTCGAGTGCCCCAGGTCGGTGGCGTGGTGCCGACGGTCTCGGTTGCCAGGCTGGACAGCGCTGCGGTACGGATTCTCCGGCTCACGGACATCGGCGGCGAGTTCCCTGCCTGGAGTGCCGACGGGCGCACCGTGCACTGGTCGATCGGCAACGCCTTCGTGTCGTACGACGTGCAACGCGGCCTTGCCGTGGACGACAGCCTGGTCGCGGCCGGTGCCGACACCACGGTGCGGTTCCAGCACCAGTACCGACCGGTCGAGCGGCGCATCCGCGTCGCGGCGGAGCGCGATGTGCCGCAGGGCACCGTCGTGTTGCGAGGCGGACGGGTCGTGACCATGCGGGGCGATGAGATTCTCGAACGGGCCGACGTGGTCGTTCGCAACAACCGGATCGTCAGCGTCGGCGCCGCGGGAAGCGCGCCGGCCGATGCCCGGGTCGTCGATGTCAGCGGCAAGACGATCGTGCCGGGATTCGTCGATACGCATGCCCACATGTGGCCCGCCTGGGGCATTCACTGGCGCCACAACTGGCAGTACGACGCCAACCTGGCCTACGGTGTGACCACCACGCGCGACCCGCAGACGAGCACCACCGATGTGCTCAGCTATCAGGACCGTGTCGACGCCGGATTGATGAACGGGCCGCGGGTCTACTCGACCGGACCTGGCGTCTTTGGCGGCTCTCGGATTACCTCGCTGCAGCGCGCTCGCGATGTGCTCAAGCGGTACAGCGAGTACTGGGACACCAAGACGTTCAAGATGTACATCGCGGGCAATCGGCAGGCGCGCCAGCACCTCATCATGGCGTCGCAGGAGCTCAAGCTGATGCCGACGACGGAGGGCGGTCTCCAGTTCGCTCTCAACATGACCCACGCCATCGATGGCTATCCGGGCATCGAACACACCCTGCCGATCTATCCGATCTATGACGATGTGATCCAGCTGTTCAAGGCTTCGGGTACCGTCAACAGTCCGACCCTGCTGGTGACCTATGGTGGACCGTGGGCGGAGAACTACTTCTACGCCACGGAAAACACCCTGGGCGACCGAAAGCTGCGCCACTTCACGCCCCCCGCGGAGTTCGATGCCAAGACCCGCCGCCGGACGGCTGGCCCCGGGCCGAGCGGTTGGGCCCACGAGTCGGAGTACATGTTCCGCAAGCATGCCGAGTTCGGCAAGCGGCTGATCGAAGCGGGCGGCTGCAGCGGGGTCGGCAGCCACGGACAGCTGCAGGGCCTGGGCTATCACTGGGAACTCTGGGCCATGCAGAGCGGCGGGATGAAGAACCACGACGCACTCCGGATTGCTACGCTCTGCGGTGCCCGTGCCATCGGCCTCGGGCGCGATCTCGGCTCGATCGAGGCCGGCAAGCTGGCCGACCTCGTCGTGCTCGACCGGAATCCGCTCGACGACATTCGCAATACCAACTCCGTCCGCTACGTCATGAAGAACGGACGGCTCTATGAGGGCGATACGATGGACGAAATCTGGCCCCGTCAGCGGGCGGCGGCAGATGAACCGTGGCGACGGACGGCCCCGGCCGTAACGTCGGGAATCCGGTGAGGCCGGCCATGAAGAATTCTACCGCAGTCATCGCCGCGCTTGCCGTGTTTTCGGGTGCCGTTCCGGCCGCACTGGCTCAGGCGCCGGGCGCCCCAGGCGCTCCGCCCGCCAAGCCGCTGCCGCTCGAGGCGTCCCGCAAGGCCGAGTTCACCGCCACGCGCGGCACCTGGATCTCGCTCGACGTCAGCCCGGACGGTCAGACTATCGTCTTTGACCTGCTGGGCGACCTCTACACCATGCCGATCGGCGGCGGCAAGGCAACCGCGCTGACCACCGGGCTGGCCTACGATGCGCAGCCGCGCTTCAGTCCGGACGGCAAGAAGGTGGTGTTCACCTCCGACCGTAGCGGGGGAGACAACGTCTGGATCATGTCCCTGGACAAGAAGGACACGACCCAGCTGACCCAGGGCAACAACTTCCAGTACATCTCGCCCGCGTTTTCACCCGATGGCAAGTACGTCGCCGTCAGTCGGGGCAGCGGCACGTTCCCCACGGCAAAGCTGATGATGTTTCACGTCGATGGCGGCGCCGGTCTGCCGCTGATTCCGCCGACGCCGCAGAATGCCCAGCTCAAGACCATCGGTGCTTCCTTTACACCTGATGGCCGTCGCGTCTGGTTTGCGGCGCGCAGTGGCGACTGGCACTACAATGCGATCTTCCCGCAGTATCAGGTCGGCTACTATGATCGGGAAACCGGTGCTCTGACACCCATGAGCGGTCGGTACGGATCGGCGGTACGTCCGCAGGTCTCACCCGACGGCAAGTGGCTGACCTATGCCTCGCGCCACGAGACCCAGACCGGTCTTCGGCTTCGGGATCTGACCACCGGCGACGAGGATTGGCTGGTCTTCCCGATCCAGCGCGATGATATGGAGGCGCGTGCCACGCTCGACGCGTTGCCCGGCTACGCCTTCACCCCTGACTCGCGCGCGGTCGTCATCTCCTACGGCGGGGAAATCTGGCGCGTGCCGCTCGACAAGAGCGGACCGTCGAAGATTCCGTTCAGCGCCGATGTGAAGCTCGACGTCGGCCCCGAGGTCAAGTTCGTCTATCGGATGGACACGACGGCGACCTTTACGGCGCGGCAGATCCGCAATCCCGCCGTGTCACCCGACGGGAAGCAGCTGGCCTTCGTAGCCCTGAGCCGGCTCTACCTGATGGACCTGCCCAACGGCACCCCCCGCCGGGTCACCTCCGCCGAGGTGGGCGAGTATCAGCCGACCTGGTCGTCGGATGGCAAGTCGCTGGCCTGGATTACCTGGGCCGATGCGGCAGGTGGGCAGATCATGACCCTGGCCCTGGGCACTCGGAACGCCCGACCGGTGGCCGCGACCCGGGTGGCGGCGCTCTACACCAACCCGGTGTTTTCGCCCGACGGCAGCCGGATCGTGGCTACGCGTCAGGCGGCACGGGATCTGATCGATGCCACCGGACACGGCGGCGGCGTGCTCGGCGGAGACTTCGTCTGGGTACCGGCGGCGGGGGGCGATGTCACGGTCATTGCACCGACCGCAGGGCGCGATGTCGCTCACTTTGTCCGCAACCAGCCTGATCGGATCTATGCCTCGCATCCGTTCGAGGGCCTGGTCTCGTTCCGCTGGGATGGCACCGACGTCAAGCAGCATGTTCGAATCGTCGGCCCGATGCCGTTCTTCTCCGCCGCGTTCGACGCCGGCCACGAAAGCCCAACCTTTCTGCCGCGCCGAGTGGCACCGCTTGCCGCGGATGTGCTGGCTGTGTCGAACAGGGGTGGAACCCATCTCGACGGCCCGACCGAGCCGAACCCGACTCCGACGCCAGCCGGGGTCGTGCTGATGTCGCCGACGGGCGGTGAGGCCGTTGCGCAGATCAACACCGACGTCTATCACGCCGTGGTGCCCGTCGTCGGCGGTGCAGTGCCCACGGTCAACGTTGCCATGGGCGGGTCGGTGCCCACCCGGAAGCTGTCGGATATCGGCGGCGAGTCGCCCTCCTGGTCGGCCGATGGTCGAACCGTCTACTTCGCGCTCGGCAACGCCCTCTTCAGCTACAATCTGGATCGGGCCAAGGTCGTTGCCGACAGCCTCAAGGCAGTCGAACGCGCCAAGGCCGACAGCGTCAGGAGGGCCGCGGCCGATACCACCAAGCCCAAGCCGCCGGCAGTCGACTCTGCTGCGGTGCGGGACTCGACGGCGGCCAAGGACACCACCAAGGCCAAAACCCCTCCGGTCAAGCCCGGCTACCGGCCGGACGAGCTGCGGATCAAGGTCGAAGTGCGCCGCGATCTGCCGACGGGTTCCGCCGTGCTGCGCGGCGGTCGTGCCATCACCATGAAGGGCAAGGAAGTCATCGAGAATGCCGACGTGGTGGTGCGCAACAATCGCATCGTTGCGGTCGGACCGCGGGGCTCGGTGCCGGTGCCCTCTGGCGCGCGAATCATCGACGTGTCGGGTAAGACGCTGATGCCCGGGATGGTCGATGTCCACTACCATGCTCAGTGGCTGATTCCTGAGATTCATCCGGGCCAGGTCTGGCAGTACCTCACCACGCTGGCCTACGGTGTTACCACCACCCGTGATCCGCAGACGGCGGTGAGCGATATCGTGAGCTATCAGGACCGGGTTGAGACCGGGGACCTGATCGGGCCGCGAATCTTCTCGACGGGCCCGGGCGTTGGTCTGCCCAACAACGAGCCGATGAACAGCCTCGAGGACGCCAAGCGTGTGCTCCGGCGCTACAGCGACTACTGGGGCACCAACACCCTCAAGATGTATATGTCCGGCAACCGCCAGCAGCGGCAGTGGATCATCATGGCCGCCAAGGAACTCGGCATCATGCCGACCACCGAAGGCGGACTCGACTACCGGCTCGACATCACGCACGCGATGGACGGCTATCCCGGGATCGAGCATGCGCTTCCGATCACGCCGATCTATGAAGATGTCGTTCAACTCTTCAAGGCCAGTCAGACCACCAACGCCCCGACGCTGCTGGTGTCCTACGGCGGGCCGTTCGGTGAGGAGTACTTCTACACCACCGAAGACGTGATGGGCGACAAGAAGCTGGCGACCTTCATGCCGAAGGGTCAGATCCAGCGTCGCGCACTTCGGCGCGGAGGAGAGAACTACCAGCAAGGCGGCTGGTTCCACCCGGACGAGCACGTGTTCTCGAAGCACGCCGAGTTCTCGAAGAAATTGATCGAGGGTGGGGCGCGGGCAGCGGTCGGTGCGCACGGACAGATCCAGGGCATCGGCAACCACTGGGAGCTCTGGGCCATGGCGTCGGGCGGCATGTCGAATCACGATGCCCTCCGCGTGGCCACCATCTATGGCGCCGAGGCGGTCGGTCTGGGCGAGGATGTCGGCAGCCTCGAGCCGGGCAAGATGGCGGACATCCTGGTGCTCGATGCCAATCCGCTCGAGAACATCCGGAACACCAACACGATCCGGTATGTCATGAAAAACGGCCGGTTGTACGATGGCGACACGCTGCGGGAAACGTATCCCAGAGCTCGTCCTCGGGCCGGTACCTGGTGGGATGGCGGACCGCCGACCGCTGCGGCCGGCGTTCGCTGAAGGCAAAGGGGCGGGCCGATACTGCCCGCCCCTTTGTTTTTGCTCGCCGGTACCTGATCTGGCACTTTCGGGTGCGCGGCAGTGCCAGAAGGTTCGCCATCATTGGAGCGCCGCAGACCGCTTCGGTCTTCGGTGGGTACACGGCCCGCTATCGACGTATTGGTGGAGACCATGCAAACGATGCCGGGTTCTCAGGGTCGCCACGCCAGCTGACTACAGATCGCGACGGACGAACCGCCGCATCGCGAGCCAAGCCGGAACCGCGATCCACAATCCCAGGGCGCCTGCCGAGACAAGCAGACCGCGCCCGCTGCCGAAGAAGCGCTCGAAGACCGCGCCCGTATAACCCATCAGCGCGGCGATGTCGATCTTGAGCAGCAGGAGCACTCGCGCCAGGTCGATCGGATTGAGCACCACCGCCGTCAGTACCGGCTTCTCGAGTGGATAGTTGGCCAGCAGAGCGGTGCCGATCAGGATCAGTCCGTCGTAAATGACGGCGAGAAAGAGCCAGACGAGGATCGCAGCACCGAGCCCCGCAGCACGATCCTGGAAGGAGACGGCCAGCAGGTACGCAATTGCCGTAAAGACCCCCGTGAGCGCCGCCCCAGCCAGGAGGAGTGTGACGAGCGTTCCTCCGGCGCCGCCTGCCCCCTGCCAAAGGAACGGGAGGCCCACCCCCGCCACGAAAGCCAGCGCCATCGGCACTGTCAGCCCGAGCCACAGCGCCGCAAACAGCGACCGCCGGCCGACCGGCTGTGCCAGCAGCAGCTCGATGAACTCGCGCGACTGATAGACGTGCATGGTGCCGACCACGATGCTCACCAGCGGTACCAGGAGCAGGACGGCGTTGAGCAGGCTCAGGAGCACGCGGTCGCCGCTCGCCCCGAAGCGGAACAGCAGGTCGGTCAGCAGCAGGAAGAGCAGGGCATAGCCCGGCAGCCATCGGCTGCGCAGGACGTCGCGGACCTCAGCGCGGAGGATCCTGAGGAAGGCGGTCACGCCGCCTCCGTCGTGAGCCGAGCCACCGCCCGCTCCAGCTTCGCCTCGCCAGTGCGCTGGCGCAGCTCATCCACACTGCCGTGGAAGTGGATCCGGCCCTCCAGCAGAAAGACGATCCGGTCAGCGAGTTCCTCGACCTCGCCCATCAGATGGGAGGTGAGCAGTACCGTGGTGCCCTTGGATCGGGCGTCGAGCACCTTGTCCTTGAACTGTCCGCTGGCAACCGGATCCAGCCCCGCCGTCGGCTCATCGAGGATCACCAGCGCCGGCCGGAACAGGAAGGCAACGATAGCGTTGAGTTTCTGTCGCGTGCCGCCCGAGAGCGTCCGCACCGGCTTGTGCAGCTGGCTGCCCAGGCCAAAAGTGTCGATCAACTCGCGATCCTGACTCTCAGGATGACCTCGCAGTCCGCTCAGGAGCTGCAACACCTCGTTCCCGGAGAGATTCTCGGGAAAGCGAGCCGTTTGAGGCATGTATCCGACCCGGGCGCGATAGCTGTCACCGTCACGTGGGTCGGCGCCGAGTACGCGAAGCTGTCCGCTGTCCGGCCGCACCAGGCCAAGCACCGACTTGATAAAGGTGGACTTGCCGGCGGCGTTTGGTCCCACGATGGCGGTCACGACGCCCGCCTCGATGGCAACATCGAGGCCCTGCAACACCTGCAGTCGACCGAACGTCTTGCGCAGGCCGACGGCCTCCACCGCAGGGGCGGTCATCGTCGGACCTTCATCAGCGGTGAACGGTCCACCAGTGTCTCCGGGGAAAGCACCGGCAGCACCCGCTCCGCAGCGTCGAGCAGATCGACAAAAAGGCTGCGCTGCAGCACCAGAGTCGCCTCGTGCCGGGCCACCAGATAGGCGAAGAGTCGCACCGGACGGAATGGCACGTCACCTACGCCGTCGCCATCGAGGTCGTAACCCTGGTACTGGTCCCAGAAGTTGCCGTCGAACTGGCTGGTGTGCTGCCGACCGTTGGTGGTGACGTCGAAGCTGTTGCCATGGAACCGGTTGCCGGTGAACGTGTTGTTGGTGGCGTTGGCCATCAGCTTCACGGCCCAGCCGTTCCGCTCGATCAGGTTGCCAGTCACCGATACCCGGTCAGAGCCCTCGAGGTAAAGCCCGACCGTGTTGGCGACGATCCGGTTGTCCTCGATCCGGCTGTCGCTGATGTCCTTGAGGAGCAGACCGAAGGCAGCCTGCCCGCGGTTGTTTTCGAAGTGATTGGCCGCCATCACGACATGCCGCGTGTACATTACGGCCACCCCGGCGCCATTGTCACGAAAGCTGTTGCTCCGAAACTCCGAGCTGTCCGAGAACATGTAGTGCAGGCCATAGCGCAGGTTGCCGTGACTGGAGTTGGCGGTGATGACGGAGTGGCGCGCAAACTCGAGGTAGATCCCGTCGCGGTGGCCGCGCAGGGTGTTCTCGGCAATGACGATGTCCCGGCTGTTCCAGAGGTGGATGGCGTTACCGGACAGCGCCTCGCTCAAGCCGGTACCCACGATTCGATTGTTGCGCACGATGCAGCCCTCGGTTCGGGCCACATAGATACCGAAGAAGGTGGCGTCGAGGTGGTTGTCCTCCACTCGGCAGCCATGGGCCTCGTCGAGCCGAATCCCGGCCCGGTCCTCGACCGAACTCCGGCCGGTGTTGCGAATCGCGAAGCCGCGGATGGTAACCCCCGGCGCGGTGACCGCGAAGACCTGCCCGCGATTCCGGCCATCCACCACCGGACGCCCCACGCCGATGAGTTCGAGCGATCGATCCAGCACGATTCCCGATTCACGGTAGGTCCCTGCCTGAACCACGATCCGCGCCCCGACCGGCGCGCTGCGCACCGCCTCGGCTATGGAGCCGATCGTCCCGCCGGGTGCCACCGTGATGGTGGTGATCTGAAAGAGGAGCGCAAGCATGGCTAGCACCCGCGGTATGAGTCGGGCATTTCAGTGCCTGTGGCCGGTGTCATCCTGCACCGCCTCCCAGCGTACTACGGTTCCCCCAAGCTCTTCGGCCAGGCTACGCGCCTGCTCAGACGAGCGGACGGCTGCCAGCCCGCTTCCCATCGGGGTGTGTACCGCATCGGAACGGACAAACCAGGCGCCTTCCGCGGCGATCAGGCTGCCGGTGTCGAGATAGTCCGTCACCCAGATGGAGCGGATCCGATCGCGCGCAACCTCACCATCACGGAGCGCGTTCGCGAGGCAACCGGGGTCGTCGTAGATCAGTACCTTGCCCGTCGTTGTCACGACCTGCGCAATGAAGCGATCATCGCTGACCGTCATGTGGCAGTGACCGCAGAGCTCGCTGCCCAGGGCCACCGGTCGCGGCCCGGGTACACTGCACGCAGCGTGCAGCAGCGCCAGCGCGGCAAGGGCGGCTCTCATCACGTCACCCTTCGCGCCAGGCGGCGCTCCCGCAGAATGAGGGCCAGCCCGACCAGCATGACCGCAAGGGCGATCCACCCGCCAGCTGCCGGGAGCGACGTCGCTTTGAAGTTGAGTAACTCCTTGGTGCCCAGTACCGGCGGCTGGTACGTCATGCCAGGCACCTTGATCGCCGCAGTCGGGTCGAGGTTGCGACCGTAGTCGTACCCCCACCGGTAAAAGTCGGCGAGGCCAATCAGGCTGCCACCGGCCAGCAGGGCTACCCACATCGTCAGCGCCACCCGTCGGCCCCATGCAGCGGCGACCAGGCCGGCCGCCACGAGAGCGCCGAGCGCCCACGGCATGAACCGCAGCTCGGGAATCGATTCCGGCACGATCGCTTTCATCCCGATGTAGTGGTTCAAGCCGTTGATGCTCTGCAGGTCGCCGCTCATCCGGTCGACCCAGATGTAGAACCCGAGGCCCTCCGGGTACTGCGGTGCGATCAGCGCCACATGCCAGAGCGGCACGGCGTAGAGCGCCAGGAGGGCCAGGGCCAGGACGGCGAGTGCCGCGCGGGACGATCCGGACATCATGTTACCTCAGCGTGCCGTTGGGGCCGTTCCAGGCCAGCGGGACGTTCGCGCCGCGTTCGGAGACGCGAACGTAGCCTTGCATCTCCTGGTGCAGCGCCGAGCAGAAGTCGGTGCAGTAGAACGGGTAGACCCCGACCCGCTGAGGTACCCACACCAGCGTCCGGGTGCGACCAGGCATGATCAGCAGCTCGGCATTGCGGTTGCCCATCATCGCGAAGCCGTGCGGCACGTCCCAGTCCTGCTCGAGATTGGTCACGTGGAAGAAGACTGAGTCGCCGAGCTGGATCCCCTCGATATTGTCGGGCATGAAGTTGCTGCGAATGGCCGTCATGTAGACGTCCACTCGAGTGCCGCGGCGCTGAACGCGGGTGTCCTGCACCCGCTTGGTGGCATACGGATCGTTGTTCTCGGCAATCGCAAACACCCGCACCTGTCGGTCCTTGATCAGCTTGGCCGGCAGGGCCTGGGCGTAGTGCGGCTCGCCCACAGTCGGGAAGTCGAGCAGTAGACGCATCCGTGGGCCGCTGATGTCATAGAGCTGGGCGGACTGCGTCAGTTCAGGCCCCGTCGGCAGGTAGCGGTCCTTGGTGATCTTGTTGAGTGCGATGACGTACTTGCCGTACGGGGTCTTCGTGTCGCCCCCGGGCACCATGAGGTGACCAACCGAGTAGTAGGTGGGCACCCGGTCGACCACGGTGAAGGTCTCGGTGCTCCACTTGACGATCTCGGAGCTGATGAACACGGAGGTGTAGGCGTGGCCGGTGCCATCGAACTCGGTGTGCAACGGACCGAGCCCCGGGTTCTGCACCTCACCCGCGATCGTTGCTTCGTATTTCAGCACCGGCACGCCGCCGATTTCGCCGTCGAAGTCCCGCGCCTCGATGGCCGCGATCATCTTCGAGAAGGAATGCACCGGTATCACCGTGGCCAGCTTGCCGCCTGCGACGATCAGCTCGCCGGTGGGGTCGATGTCGGTGCCATGAGGAGACTTCGGCGTGGGCAGGAAGTAGACCATATTCGGGCAATCGCCGGCGTTCAGCATGACCGAGGAGGCCTGCATGTGCGTAGTCGCGACTCCCGAGGAGTGATCCATCACGTTGTGCGCGTACCGGGCTGGAATCGTCTTGGCCTTGCCCTCGGCCACGCAGGCCTC is a window encoding:
- a CDS encoding PD40 domain-containing protein encodes the protein MKRLRMALLVLGGLASSHAAAAQDRSDSLPLKSARVARFTTTQGTWISLDVSPDGRRIVFDLLGDLYTIPITGGKATRLTSGLAYDAQPRWSPDGSKLVFVSDRSGGDNIYVANADGSGIRRLTHGNHGWHISPAWLPDGQYIVASSSGTNFGSPKLHLYDVSGGTGLQLTRAPGPLAYFGAAPSPDGRYIYYAARQGIWQYNAAMPQFQIGVYDRQAGTTTTLSSRLGSAVRPAISPDGKWLTYGSRDGQETGLRIRELATGVERWLAFPIQRDNIEAIPDHDALPGYAFTPDSRAVVLSYGGEIWRVPVDGTAPTKIPFSVDAEVAIGPQVAFEYPIEDTPTFTVRQIRNAVPSPDGRRVAFTALDRIYIAELPDGAPRRATSSEVGEYYPAWSPDGGSLAYVTWDGRDGALMRVSASGGQPTRLNPESAFWQTPAFSPDGSRIVAVRAERRNLVEQIGPFIGDGHGAEFVWVPAAGGAATVIRPTGGNLRMPHFAADTGRIYLYGFFPPPPGQPPVSFTAALSSMRWDGTDLRQHLQATGPLPVGFGAPHNGPEYRAPFAPRDEHNHILPPNFFDAREPTVVGPRADAILMAPRGDLALAAFGPDIYLIRVPQVGGVVPTVSVARLDSAAVRILRLTDIGGEFPAWSADGRTVHWSIGNAFVSYDVQRGLAVDDSLVAAGADTTVRFQHQYRPVERRIRVAAERDVPQGTVVLRGGRVVTMRGDEILERADVVVRNNRIVSVGAAGSAPADARVVDVSGKTIVPGFVDTHAHMWPAWGIHWRHNWQYDANLAYGVTTTRDPQTSTTDVLSYQDRVDAGLMNGPRVYSTGPGVFGGSRITSLQRARDVLKRYSEYWDTKTFKMYIAGNRQARQHLIMASQELKLMPTTEGGLQFALNMTHAIDGYPGIEHTLPIYPIYDDVIQLFKASGTVNSPTLLVTYGGPWAENYFYATENTLGDRKLRHFTPPAEFDAKTRRRTAGPGPSGWAHESEYMFRKHAEFGKRLIEAGGCSGVGSHGQLQGLGYHWELWAMQSGGMKNHDALRIATLCGARAIGLGRDLGSIEAGKLADLVVLDRNPLDDIRNTNSVRYVMKNGRLYEGDTMDEIWPRQRAAADEPWRRTAPAVTSGIR
- a CDS encoding PD40 domain-containing protein, which produces MKNSTAVIAALAVFSGAVPAALAQAPGAPGAPPAKPLPLEASRKAEFTATRGTWISLDVSPDGQTIVFDLLGDLYTMPIGGGKATALTTGLAYDAQPRFSPDGKKVVFTSDRSGGDNVWIMSLDKKDTTQLTQGNNFQYISPAFSPDGKYVAVSRGSGTFPTAKLMMFHVDGGAGLPLIPPTPQNAQLKTIGASFTPDGRRVWFAARSGDWHYNAIFPQYQVGYYDRETGALTPMSGRYGSAVRPQVSPDGKWLTYASRHETQTGLRLRDLTTGDEDWLVFPIQRDDMEARATLDALPGYAFTPDSRAVVISYGGEIWRVPLDKSGPSKIPFSADVKLDVGPEVKFVYRMDTTATFTARQIRNPAVSPDGKQLAFVALSRLYLMDLPNGTPRRVTSAEVGEYQPTWSSDGKSLAWITWADAAGGQIMTLALGTRNARPVAATRVAALYTNPVFSPDGSRIVATRQAARDLIDATGHGGGVLGGDFVWVPAAGGDVTVIAPTAGRDVAHFVRNQPDRIYASHPFEGLVSFRWDGTDVKQHVRIVGPMPFFSAAFDAGHESPTFLPRRVAPLAADVLAVSNRGGTHLDGPTEPNPTPTPAGVVLMSPTGGEAVAQINTDVYHAVVPVVGGAVPTVNVAMGGSVPTRKLSDIGGESPSWSADGRTVYFALGNALFSYNLDRAKVVADSLKAVERAKADSVRRAAADTTKPKPPAVDSAAVRDSTAAKDTTKAKTPPVKPGYRPDELRIKVEVRRDLPTGSAVLRGGRAITMKGKEVIENADVVVRNNRIVAVGPRGSVPVPSGARIIDVSGKTLMPGMVDVHYHAQWLIPEIHPGQVWQYLTTLAYGVTTTRDPQTAVSDIVSYQDRVETGDLIGPRIFSTGPGVGLPNNEPMNSLEDAKRVLRRYSDYWGTNTLKMYMSGNRQQRQWIIMAAKELGIMPTTEGGLDYRLDITHAMDGYPGIEHALPITPIYEDVVQLFKASQTTNAPTLLVSYGGPFGEEYFYTTEDVMGDKKLATFMPKGQIQRRALRRGGENYQQGGWFHPDEHVFSKHAEFSKKLIEGGARAAVGAHGQIQGIGNHWELWAMASGGMSNHDALRVATIYGAEAVGLGEDVGSLEPGKMADILVLDANPLENIRNTNTIRYVMKNGRLYDGDTLRETYPRARPRAGTWWDGGPPTAAAGVR
- a CDS encoding ABC transporter permease subunit, whose amino-acid sequence is MTAFLRILRAEVRDVLRSRWLPGYALLFLLLTDLLFRFGASGDRVLLSLLNAVLLLVPLVSIVVGTMHVYQSREFIELLLAQPVGRRSLFAALWLGLTVPMALAFVAGVGLPFLWQGAGGAGGTLVTLLLAGAALTGVFTAIAYLLAVSFQDRAAGLGAAILVWLFLAVIYDGLILIGTALLANYPLEKPVLTAVVLNPIDLARVLLLLKIDIAALMGYTGAVFERFFGSGRGLLVSAGALGLWIAVPAWLAMRRFVRRDL
- a CDS encoding ABC transporter ATP-binding protein; the protein is MTAPAVEAVGLRKTFGRLQVLQGLDVAIEAGVVTAIVGPNAAGKSTFIKSVLGLVRPDSGQLRVLGADPRDGDSYRARVGYMPQTARFPENLSGNEVLQLLSGLRGHPESQDRELIDTFGLGSQLHKPVRTLSGGTRQKLNAIVAFLFRPALVILDEPTAGLDPVASGQFKDKVLDARSKGTTVLLTSHLMGEVEELADRIVFLLEGRIHFHGSVDELRQRTGEAKLERAVARLTTEAA
- a CDS encoding nitrous oxide reductase family maturation protein NosD → MLALLFQITTITVAPGGTIGSIAEAVRSAPVGARIVVQAGTYRESGIVLDRSLELIGVGRPVVDGRNRGQVFAVTAPGVTIRGFAIRNTGRSSVEDRAGIRLDEAHGCRVEDNHLDATFFGIYVARTEGCIVRNNRIVGTGLSEALSGNAIHLWNSRDIVIAENTLRGHRDGIYLEFARHSVITANSSHGNLRYGLHYMFSDSSEFRSNSFRDNGAGVAVMYTRHVVMAANHFENNRGQAAFGLLLKDISDSRIEDNRIVANTVGLYLEGSDRVSVTGNLIERNGWAVKLMANATNNTFTGNRFHGNSFDVTTNGRQHTSQFDGNFWDQYQGYDLDGDGVGDVPFRPVRLFAYLVARHEATLVLQRSLFVDLLDAAERVLPVLSPETLVDRSPLMKVRR
- a CDS encoding nitrous oxide reductase accessory protein NosL translates to MRAALAALALLHAACSVPGPRPVALGSELCGHCHMTVSDDRFIAQVVTTTGKVLIYDDPGCLANALRDGEVARDRIRSIWVTDYLDTGSLIAAEGAWFVRSDAVHTPMGSGLAAVRSSEQARSLAEELGGTVVRWEAVQDDTGHRH
- the nosZ gene encoding Sec-dependent nitrous-oxide reductase; translation: MTVDADAAQSVYVAPGDHDELYAFMSGGFSGNVSVYGLPSGRLLQQIPVFSQYPEKGYGYSEQTKALLETSWGFIPWDDSHHPQLSVTGGEQDGRWLFINGMNTPRVARIDLATMETDEILELPHTAGSHASPFLTENSEYLVSATRFSVPTVQRDVSIRAYKEQFAGVLSFVRLDPEHGRMSLAFQVMMPGFDYDLARAGKGRSHGWAFFTSYNSEQASTMKEIGASQADKDFIAAINWKRAEACVAEGKAKTIPARYAHNVMDHSSGVATTHMQASSVMLNAGDCPNMVYFLPTPKSPHGTDIDPTGELIVAGGKLATVIPVHSFSKMIAAIEARDFDGEIGGVPVLKYEATIAGEVQNPGLGPLHTEFDGTGHAYTSVFISSEIVKWSTETFTVVDRVPTYYSVGHLMVPGGDTKTPYGKYVIALNKITKDRYLPTGPELTQSAQLYDISGPRMRLLLDFPTVGEPHYAQALPAKLIKDRQVRVFAIAENNDPYATKRVQDTRVQRRGTRVDVYMTAIRSNFMPDNIEGIQLGDSVFFHVTNLEQDWDVPHGFAMMGNRNAELLIMPGRTRTLVWVPQRVGVYPFYCTDFCSALHQEMQGYVRVSERGANVPLAWNGPNGTLR